The Neurospora crassa OR74A linkage group I, whole genome shotgun sequence genome segment TTCCCGCTCAAGTCGTTCCTTTGCCTGATCGTTTTTGAGACCAAACTCGCCCGACTCGATAATCACCTTGTTGAGGTCCTCAACTTGGTAGTTTAACTTGGCGCATTCGGACTCGTACCACTTAAGTTTGTCGTTTGCCGCGTCGAGGTCTTTGAGCAGACTCTCTTCGCGTTCTCGCGCGATTTTGGTTGCTGCTCGCTCTCCGAGCACTTCGGCCTCACGCCGTGCTTCCTCGGCCTGGGTCATGGCACTACGAAGACGGCGGATTTCTTCGCGGGCATCGTCCCGCTCCTGTTCAAGCGTTGTACGAGTCTCAACCGCGCGCCGGAGCGTATCCTGCTGGGCATAGAGCTCCTTCTCGATTGTAATCTTGGACTCATTAAGGTGATTGTACTCGTCCTTGAGGGTCTGATACTTGTGTTCACCAAGCAACTGGACATCATCACGAGACTGACGTTCCCTGCTAAGTTCCATCTGAGCGTTATACAACTCATCCTTGAGATCCTTGATCTGTGCCTCAAGCACTTGGCGGTTTTGGTCTGCCTGAGCGTCTTCCGAGAGACGAGCTTGGAGAAGCTTCTTGGCATCCTCGGCCTCCCTCATCAGCTGAGCTTGTTGCGACTTCATGGCAGTCAATTCAGCCTGGACTTCCCGGAGTCTTTCGGCGGCCTTCTCCCTTTCGGAAGCAAGCATCTTTGTTTGATCATCAATGCTCCGTCTCTCCGTTGCCAGTTGCTTGTTTTCTGAGCGGAGAATCGCAAGCTCGCTTTCTTTTTTACGAATTAGGTCCTCATAACTGGTTGACGTCTTCGAGAGTTGTGTAAGCTGCTGCTGGAACTGGGTGTTTTCTGTAGTCAGCTGCTCATTTTTGCTCTTGGCAATCTGAAGTTCTTTCTCGGTGGCCAGAAGTTTGACATCGCTATCCTGATCGATTTTGAGCAGCTTGCTTTCTAGGTCCTTGACTTTGCGATCCTTCAGGGAGAGTTGACTCTGTAGCATCTTAAGCTCGTTTTCCAGTGCCGTTTCCTGTTCACTGCGCTCAGACTGCTTCTGTGAGATTTCGACAATTTGACGTTCCAAATCCGCAATCCGGTTTGCAAGTTCAGATTTCTCATCTTCCAACCTTCCAATAATGGTAGCGGCTTGTTCAAGCTGTGTCCGATACTTCTCTACGTCGACTTCAGCACGCTTCTTGGCTTCAAGGAGACCGTCCATTTGCTCTTCCATGCGCTCTTGGTCGTCCAAAGCGCCCGCCAGTTTGTCTTCAAGCTCGGCTTCACGTAGCTGCAGTCTCTTGAAGATTTCCTCTTTGTCAAGCGCCAAAGCACGCTCGCTCTCGAGGGTTTGTTGGATTCGCAGCATCTCGGCATGAACATTGCgacgctcctcctccagcctcTGTCGATCCATGGCTTCCTGCTTCATCCGGTCACTAAGCTGACGAATCATTTCATCCCTCTTTTTGACCTCTGTTGCAGTTCTTGTGGCGCCGAGAAGAGGCTTCATGCGGACCATGAGCTGCCACCATGGATTCTCGCTCAGCTCTAGGTAGACTTGGAAGTTTCTCTGTATGACCCTGGTTGCCTCTGCCCTGTAAAGGCGCTTGTAGGCAATCCTCCTCTTAATGTAGCCACGCGCCAGAGATTGAAACTTGGCCATGATTTCGGTGATGATGGCATCGCGCTTCTCTTCCAATTCGGCAAGCACACCCGCGCGGAAAAAGACCTTGGTTAAGCCGACACGGTACAGTGACTTGTCGAGGCCGAACCTGTCGAGCATAATCCTTGCGGCTGCCTGACCCTCGACATACCCTTTGGGCATGTTCGGGCAAAGAACTTCATAACGCTGTCTAAACTCGGCAAACGGCAACCTGTTGGGGAAACCAGTTCGAGCGATACGAATACCCTCCAACACACCATTGCAACGAAGCTGGTCCAAGACAAGAAGGCTCTGGAATTGCtttggcttcttcttgtgGTTGGGAATAATGCAACGCACAAAGTGCGGGTGAGTAGAATACAGTTGTGTCATCAAACTGGACAACTGCTCTTTGTGTCTCTGCGCAACAGTTCGGAAAAGTCCCTTCTTCACGCGGCTACGCATAGCTCCAGCTTCATCATCTTGATCAGCACAATCGGAAAACAGGTTGGCCATGTACTTATCGGTGGAAGCGGCCAGGAGACGTGTGATGTTGTCGTTGAGTGGATCTTTGTTCTTCTCCAGCCACCCTTCTGTCGAGTACTCGACCTCGGCAGCATAATGAGTCAAGATGAAGCCTTGTCCAAGCCTAGAAGGCCGATACTTTTGCGACTTTTTGTCCCACAAGGAGTTCAGCTTCTCAGTGAAAGTCTTGTCGGTGGCCTTGGGCATTACGCAGTCCTCGTCGAGGCAAGAGAAAATACCAATCGGATTTGGTAGCTCGATCAAGTCGATGGTGGGCTGCAAGTCTCTTCCGAAGTCGATGAACTTCCACTCGATTTGTTCCCTGGCATATTCTTCCTGTTCGAGAACGAACATGTGGTGGTTGAAGAACTGCTGAAGCTTTTCGTTGGTGTAGTTGATGCAGAGCTGTTCAAAGCTATTGGTCTCGAAAATCTCGAAGCCAGCAATATCAAGAACACCGATGAAGCGCGTGTCGTCAAGACCCATGCTGGTCCTATCGAGCTGGCGGTTGATTCTCGCTACAAGATCGCCGAAACCTCGCTCGTAGATACCCTTGGCAAGAGCGTCTATGGCCAAACGAACCTGCTCTGGGGTTTGCACCTTTTCGACCCATTCCCGACCAGCCTTGACCCTGGGATGCAGCAAACCCTGGAGGAAGGGTTCCAAAGGTACGCCGAGAAGCTTGCAAGCCCTTCCGGCAATCGCCTTGGCATCAGGGTTAAGCCGCGCTTGATCGGCCGATCTGCTCTCCTTGACCACGGTGATATTACCCAGGTGGAGGACGGCCGCAATCGTTCGGAGGATTGCGACCTGCTCTTCGTCAGAGAAACCCATCACCAAGAAGGCTTCAATGAGCGAATCCCATTCCTCCTTATCAGACACGCCTGTAATGGTGTCATGACCATCCCGTGTATAAGTGAAATCCTTTACATCCATGCTATCCAGCAGAAGCTCTTGCTTAAGCTTCCGATCTGCGCCCTTGAGCAGCTGGTAGAAGATGTGGTAGTTGCGCTCGTTGGCATTAACATGGACCACTCGAGATTTCTCAAGGAGGTACCAGTCTATGAAAGCACCCGCGATTGAGCCATTGCTGGAGAACTCGATTCTAATGAACTTGCCGAATCTCGAGGAGTTGTTATTTCGCACTGTCTGAGCGTTACCAAAGGCTTCTAGGATCGGGTTGGCCCTGAGGATTTGCGCCGACAGATTCGAATGCTGAGAACCTCTAGTCCTGCCCGAAGGGTCTGGGTGCGCCACAGCGGCCAGGTATTGGATGACTTTCTTTGTATTTTCCGTCTTGCCAGCACCTGACTCGCCGGTGACCAAGATACTCTGGTTCTCGTGCTCATCAACAAGGTTGCGGAAAGCTTCGTCGGCCATGGCGAAGATGTGGGGCTTGTTGTCCTCCCTGTTTCTCCCCTTGTACATGTTGATGTACTCGTTGGTATAGATGGGGAGAGGACAATATGGGTTGACAGCAACCAAGAAGAGCCCGGAGTATGTGTATATGAGGTCGGACTGGTATCTCGTATGCAGGTTGTGGACGACTGAGGCCTCGTTCAGATGGGTCAGTTCGGCCATGTCATTAGCCTTGTCGAACTTGGCCGGGTTGACTTTGTCGACCGTTTCGGCATCCACCTCCCGTTGCTATCAGGCGAGTTAGTCAGTTGGTTGAACATTGCGCCTTGAGCACATATCATAGAGAGGCTATGCTTACGCTTCCATCATCGCACTGGACCAACAGCTTGTTCTCTGGGAGCTCTTCGACGACCCATCCCTTGACAAAGGCTGCCTGGGGATCCTTAAGCCAGACATACTTTTTGCCCGAGAAGTCCTCGCCTTCGATTCCCTTGACTATGTCGGCATGCTTCCTCATGTCGTCCGTCTTGATGAAGGACGGGGCAAAGGTAGTCGAGCCGGGCAGGGAGCTCTTTTGCCCTGGGCGTATCGGTATCGGCTGGACGAGTGTGGGCGTGCTCGAGGCATGGGAAAGACTGCGAATGTGGGTTGGCGGTGTAGGCGGAGTAGCGCCAGCAGCTGGACCGGCGGAGGGCATCACGGGCGCCGCTGGGTTCGTGAAGATGGCGGATCTTGGCCTGCCCAAGCCAGGGGCATTCGGTCCCTGTTGCGGCGGGGCATTGTTCCTCGCGAAAGGATTATTGCGTACCGACATGGTGTAGAAGCTGCCCTGGGTACTAGGTGAGGATTAGATAGGGCTGAAGGGAACCATGGAAATGCTACGCATTTAAAGCGTGCTCGGGCTAGCGATTCTGGCAACGATAATGTTCTGCTCTGCTCCAAGTGGTGTCGGTGAACTGCGCGCAGACATGTA includes the following:
- the myo2 gene encoding myosin type-2 heavy chain 2; this translates as MSVRNNPFARNNAPPQQGPNAPGLGRPRSAIFTNPAAPVMPSAGPAAGATPPTPPTHIRSLSHASSTPTLVQPIPIRPGQKSSLPGSTTFAPSFIKTDDMRKHADIVKGIEGEDFSGKKYVWLKDPQAAFVKGWVVEELPENKLLVQCDDGSQREVDAETVDKVNPAKFDKANDMAELTHLNEASVVHNLHTRYQSDLIYTYSGLFLVAVNPYCPLPIYTNEYINMYKGRNREDNKPHIFAMADEAFRNLVDEHENQSILVTGESGAGKTENTKKVIQYLAAVAHPDPSGRTRGSQHSNLSAQILRANPILEAFGNAQTVRNNNSSRFGKFIRIEFSSNGSIAGAFIDWYLLEKSRVVHVNANERNYHIFYQLLKGADRKLKQELLLDSMDVKDFTYTRDGHDTITGVSDKEEWDSLIEAFLVMGFSDEEQVAILRTIAAVLHLGNITVVKESRSADQARLNPDAKAIAGRACKLLGVPLEPFLQGLLHPRVKAGREWVEKVQTPEQVRLAIDALAKGIYERGFGDLVARINRQLDRTSMGLDDTRFIGVLDIAGFEIFETNSFEQLCINYTNEKLQQFFNHHMFVLEQEEYAREQIEWKFIDFGRDLQPTIDLIELPNPIGIFSCLDEDCVMPKATDKTFTEKLNSLWDKKSQKYRPSRLGQGFILTHYAAEVEYSTEGWLEKNKDPLNDNITRLLAASTDKYMANLFSDCADQDDEAGAMRSRVKKGLFRTVAQRHKEQLSSLMTQLYSTHPHFVRCIIPNHKKKPKQFQSLLVLDQLRCNGVLEGIRIARTGFPNRLPFAEFRQRYEVLCPNMPKGYVEGQAAARIMLDRFGLDKSLYRVGLTKVFFRAGVLAELEEKRDAIITEIMAKFQSLARGYIKRRIAYKRLYRAEATRVIQRNFQVYLELSENPWWQLMVRMKPLLGATRTATEVKKRDEMIRQLSDRMKQEAMDRQRLEEERRNVHAEMLRIQQTLESERALALDKEEIFKRLQLREAELEDKLAGALDDQERMEEQMDGLLEAKKRAEVDVEKYRTQLEQAATIIGRLEDEKSELANRIADLERQIVEISQKQSERSEQETALENELKMLQSQLSLKDRKVKDLESKLLKIDQDSDVKLLATEKELQIAKSKNEQLTTENTQFQQQLTQLSKTSTSYEDLIRKKESELAILRSENKQLATERRSIDDQTKMLASEREKAAERLREVQAELTAMKSQQAQLMREAEDAKKLLQARLSEDAQADQNRQVLEAQIKDLKDELYNAQMELSRERQSRDDVQLLGEHKYQTLKDEYNHLNESKITIEKELYAQQDTLRRAVETRTTLEQERDDAREEIRRLRSAMTQAEEARREAEVLGERAATKIAREREESLLKDLDAANDKLKWYESECAKLNYQVEDLNKVIIESGEFGLKNDQAKERLERELNTVRSRLAASENDNRALLNKLQQKGLEIARSASRAGEASRAQLVQVQREKTRVEEQNTKLNKQLGDSQVTVAGLEKKVEKLQLTIEDLNHELARETQASRNAEKLSSNVTVQLAEANRTIESERQLRTQAQGTVRTLQSTLDARDKELIELRAQLLSALKTVDPDTDDTHVQTEGASASERFLSKNFDLVRKIEDLQQNLRVQTTARASAEAQLADLRTSRNDSPTRPRLEEISPNEAPFTGSPTQKRKTNGRHHSNASTSPRERRFTNSDSENLHDSVRSDRTADIVSFNTRMDFKAEIEELQNQLQLAQMQNRHLQSQLERTASGEEDAYLDESPQLRRVQKLEKANNRLHELLDDSSKKVSALEKALRTGELSLRDIQTRSHEEILDLLNSQEDSRRSLLHSHKDAVAELTELKEHYDKVRHERAKLEVDLRDARSDLQEMSLARDQEAASRSQLLQEFADLQIRLDAEASKLADVTASLNLYKGRADEYFSKLEQAEIAVLKANRAEAFARAQAKEAEDSCAEMMSERKRLDTMIEDLQHSNQRLEEKIEDMSTDLAAVTQAKKRLQHELEDYRNQRANDIEDKESSMEQMRKKYQAEFATLANELDRAREEKLRKQSEITRLREELDELRSKWDDEVLNSSTWSKEKARLEATLSDVVASRDEAVSAHNEAQSKIVTLLGQVRSLRSSLDEITAERDALFREKRSIEARLEEAKAGLDELANSESPSLRNAAHMDREILELKSSLAQQEDIAAAAVEKMRRAEALAAEVQKDIAAERENNADLQKQKVTLEKNFNELQMKLIDLETKGYSTASHDIKFLHSRIKELESQLEEQENERSKSQRSVRNVDRIVKDLQSQIDRKDKQNTQLQEDVTRMRDKVDKLLKTIDELQSSESANELSARRAERELREEKEKALRLERELEGWKNLRMEKGSAMGGGGGGSGSVAGSVLGSIRGKRTFTNDNMQMDGVIEIPKRKSSISRAPSLTKGFI